Proteins co-encoded in one Dyella japonica A8 genomic window:
- a CDS encoding FAD-dependent oxidoreductase, with protein sequence MSEQSPAPEVVYDPTDPMNRKEQMFPRLDPSMVRRIAAYGQEERIPAGTMLFERGQRGVDFFLVLDGLVEVFTPDKHGQIHIFTMYSARQFSGEMNMFNKRAVMASARTAMDCHILRVRSDDFRRMVAAEADISEIIMRAFILRRVGLIRMGYGGVVLVGPGHSADTLRLERFLVRNGYPHRTIDTETDPEADGFIECFQLTHQQLPVVICPEHCFLQNPSTSELADELGLTETIDPDYVYDVVVAGAGPAGLAAAVYAASEGLSTIVVEGVAPGGQAGTSSKIENYLGFPTGISGQALAGRAQAQAQKFGARLAISRQAAGIDCSVQPYRLFLDDGQSLQARAVIVATGARYRKLDVPGYTQFEGAGIHYACTAMEGQLCRDGEVIVVGGGNSAGQAAVFLSRIASHVHVLVRSSGLAATMSDYLVQRILQSSSITLHTHSEIVGLAGDGRLSEVTWQHSETGEQTTRHINNVFVMIGAEPNTDWLKDCLALDSKGFVLTGRCAQGHLLESPYATTKPGIFAVGDVRSGSVKRVASSVGEGSVVIQAVHRYLAPSQV encoded by the coding sequence GGAACGCATCCCGGCAGGCACCATGCTGTTCGAACGTGGCCAGCGCGGGGTGGATTTCTTCCTCGTGCTCGATGGCCTGGTGGAAGTCTTCACGCCCGACAAGCACGGCCAGATCCACATCTTCACCATGTACTCGGCGCGCCAGTTCAGCGGCGAGATGAACATGTTCAACAAGCGCGCCGTGATGGCGTCGGCGCGCACGGCGATGGACTGCCATATCCTGCGCGTGCGCTCGGACGATTTCCGCCGCATGGTGGCCGCCGAAGCGGATATCAGCGAAATCATCATGCGCGCCTTCATCCTGCGCCGCGTGGGCCTGATCCGCATGGGCTACGGCGGCGTGGTGCTGGTGGGGCCGGGACACAGCGCCGATACGTTGCGGCTGGAGCGCTTCCTGGTGCGCAACGGCTACCCGCATCGCACCATCGATACGGAGACCGATCCGGAGGCCGACGGCTTCATCGAATGCTTTCAGCTGACGCATCAGCAGCTGCCGGTGGTGATCTGCCCGGAGCATTGTTTCCTGCAGAACCCGAGCACCTCGGAACTGGCCGACGAGCTGGGCCTCACCGAAACCATCGATCCGGACTATGTGTACGACGTGGTGGTGGCTGGCGCGGGTCCGGCGGGCCTGGCGGCCGCCGTGTACGCCGCCTCGGAAGGGCTTTCCACCATCGTGGTGGAAGGCGTTGCGCCGGGCGGGCAGGCGGGCACGTCGTCGAAGATCGAAAACTATCTGGGCTTCCCCACCGGCATCTCCGGGCAGGCGCTGGCGGGACGCGCCCAGGCGCAGGCGCAGAAGTTCGGCGCGCGGCTGGCGATCTCGCGGCAGGCGGCCGGCATCGACTGCTCGGTGCAGCCGTACCGCCTTTTCCTTGACGATGGGCAGAGCCTGCAGGCGCGCGCGGTGATCGTCGCCACCGGTGCGCGTTATCGGAAGCTCGACGTGCCGGGCTACACCCAGTTCGAAGGCGCGGGCATCCACTATGCGTGTACGGCGATGGAAGGCCAGTTGTGCAGGGACGGCGAGGTGATCGTCGTCGGTGGCGGCAATTCCGCCGGACAGGCGGCGGTATTCCTGTCGCGCATCGCTTCGCACGTGCATGTGCTGGTGCGTTCGTCGGGCCTGGCCGCCACCATGTCCGATTACCTGGTGCAGCGCATCCTGCAGTCATCCTCGATCACGTTGCATACGCACAGCGAAATCGTCGGGCTGGCCGGCGACGGCCGGCTGAGCGAAGTGACATGGCAGCACAGCGAAACCGGCGAACAGACCACGCGCCACATCAACAATGTGTTCGTGATGATCGGCGCGGAGCCCAACACCGACTGGCTGAAGGATTGCCTCGCTCTCGACAGCAAGGGTTTCGTGCTCACCGGCCGCTGCGCGCAGGGCCATCTGCTTGAATCGCCCTATGCCACGACCAAGCCCGGCATCTTCGCGGTGGGCGACGTGCGCTCGGGATCGGTCAAGCGTGTGGCGTCGAGCGTGGGCGAGGGCTCGGTAGTGATCCAGGCGGTGCATCGCTACCTGGCGCCCTCGCAAGTCTGA